One Aegilops tauschii subsp. strangulata cultivar AL8/78 chromosome 7, Aet v6.0, whole genome shotgun sequence genomic window carries:
- the LOC141026897 gene encoding uncharacterized protein translates to MKKTTPFEWNDQADEAFWDQKRMLSIAPVLAALTEKEPLLLYIAATSRSVSMVMLVERPEKGKVQSVQRPVYYLSEKLKQYFQEHVVTVVSMAPISEIMGCRDASGWVAKWPIELAGHTILYEPRTTIKSQALADFLVDWTETQYLPPPDSTHRRMHFDGSKMRSGLGADIVVSSPKGDRLRYALQIHFATSNNVAEYEALVHGLRLAKEFSVRRILCYGDSDLVVQQCSGEWDARDTNISNYRFLVSSCPASLTAASSSTSHEQKTKRGCPEALPVTR, encoded by the exons ATGAAGAAGACGACTCcgttcgagtggaacgaccaggcGGATGAGGCCTTCTGGGATCAAAAGCGCATGCTCTCCATCGCACCAGTCCTGGCCGCACTGACCGAGAAGGAGCCGCTGTTGCTCTACATTGCCGCCACCTCGCGGTCGGTCAGCATGGTGATGCtggtcgagcgaccagagaagggcAAGGTCCAGTCTGTCCAGCGCCcagtctactacctgagcgag AAGttgaagcagtatttccaagagcATGTTGTCACAGTAGTCAGCATGGCCCCCATCAGCGAGATCATGGGTTGCCGGGATGCCTCTGGCTGGGTCGCCAAATGGCCGATCGAGTTAGCCGGCCACACAatcctctacgagccccgcaccACGATAAAGTCCCAAGCTCTGgctgacttcctcgtcgactggaccgagacccagtacctgccgccgccAGATTCAACACACAggcgcatgcacttcgacggctccaaGATGCGCTCCGGCTTGGGAGCCGACATCGTGGTGTCTTCCCCAAAGGGCGACCGGCTTCGATACGCGCTCCAGATCCACTTTGCCACCTCCAACAATGTTGCCGAGTACGAAGCCCTTGTGCAtggcctccggcttgccaaggaattCAGCGTCCggcggatcctgtgctacggcgactcggatctggtggtGCAGCAGTGCTCCGGCGAGTGGGACGCTCGCGACACCAACATATCCAACTACCGCTTCCTCGTCAGCAGTTGTCCGGCTTCTTTGAcggctgcgagttcctccacgtctCACGAGCAGAAAACGAAGCGGGGGTGCCCGGAagcccttccggtgacccgataa